From a single Calonectris borealis chromosome 19, bCalBor7.hap1.2, whole genome shotgun sequence genomic region:
- the LOC142090719 gene encoding C-C motif chemokine 4 homolog, whose protein sequence is MKVSVAALAVLIAAFCYQTSAAPFGSDPPTSCCFTYTSRQLPRSFVVEYYETNSLCSQPAVVFVTKKGRQVCANPEQDWVQQYVNDLELN, encoded by the exons ATGAAGGTCTCTGTGGCTGCCCTCGCCGTTCTCATCGCCGCCTTCTGCTACCAGACCTCCGCTGCGCCGT TTGGCTCCGACCCGCCGACCTCCTGCTGCTTCACCTACACCTCCCGGCAGCTGCCCCGCAGCTTCGTGGTGGAGTACTACGAGACCAacagcctctgctcccagccgGCCGTCGT GTTTGTCACGAAGAAGGGCCGCCAAGTCTGCGCCAACCCCGAGCAGGACTGGGTCCAGCAGTACGTGAACGACCTGGAGCTGAACTGA